A stretch of the Pleurodeles waltl isolate 20211129_DDA chromosome 2_1, aPleWal1.hap1.20221129, whole genome shotgun sequence genome encodes the following:
- the LOC138259307 gene encoding uncharacterized protein has translation MSQPQSALMPQPQSALMPQPQSAIMPQPQSALMPQPQSALMPQPQSALMPQPQSALMPQPQSALMPQPKSAFMPQPQSAFMPRPQSAFMPCPQSAFMPRPQSAFMPRPQSAFMPRPQSAFMPRPQSAFMPRPQSALMPRPQSALMPHPQSALMPHPQSASMPHPQSASMPHPQSASMPLPRAPQCLTPERLNASPPERLNASPPERLNASPPERLNASPPERLNASPPERLNASPPERLHASPPERLHASTPERLHASTPERLHASTPERLHASTPERLHASTPERLHASTPERLHASTPERLHASTPERLHASTPERLHASTPERLHASTPERLNASPPEHLNASPPERLNASPWFALMPQLMNVNPCCG, from the coding sequence ATGTCTCAACCCCAGAGCGCCTTAATGCCTCAACCCCAGAGCGCCTTAATGCCTCAACCCCAGAGCGCCATAATGCCTCAACCCCAGAGCGCCTTAATGCCTCAACCCCAGAGCGCCTTAATGCCTCAACCCCAGAGCGCCTTAATGCCTCAACCCCAGAGCGCCTTAATGCCTCAACCCCAGAGCGCCTTAATGCCTCAACCCAAGAGCGCCTTCATGCCTCAACCCCAGAGCGCCTTCATGCCTCgcccccagagcgccttcatgccttgcccccagagcgccttcatgcctcgcccccagagcgccttcatgcctcgcccccagagcgccttcatgcctcgcccccagagcgccttcatgcctcgcccccagagcgccttcatgCCTCGCCCCCAGAGCGCCTTAATGCCTCGCCCCCAGAGCGCCTTAATGCCTCACCCCCAGAGCGCCTTAATGCCTCACCCCCAGAGCGCCTCAATGCCTCACCCCCAGAGCGCCTCAATGCCTCACCCCCAGAGCGCCTCAATGCCTCTTCCCAGAGCGCCTCAATGCCTCACCCCAGAGCGCCTCAATGCCTCACCCCCAGAGCGCCTCAATGCCTCACCCCCAGAGCGCCTTAATGCCTCACCCCCAGAGCGCCTTAATGCCTCACCCCCAGAGCGCCTTAATGCCTCACCCCCAGAGCGCCTTAATGCCTCACCCCCAGAGCGCCTTCATGCCTCACCCCCAGAGCGCCTTCATGCCTCAACCCCAGAGCGCCTTCATGCCTCAACCCCAGAGCGCCTTCATGCCTCAACCCCAGAGCGCCTTCATGCCTCAACCCCAGAGCGCCTTCATGCCTCAACCCCAGAGCGCCTTCATGCCTCAACCCCAGAGCGCCTTCATGCCTCAACCCCAGAGCGCCTTCATGCCTCAACCCCAGAGCGCCTTCATGCCTCAACCCCAGAGCGCCTTCATGCCTCAACCCCAGAGCGCCTTCATGCCTCAACCCCAGAGCGCCTTAATGCCTCGCCCCCAGAGCACCTTAATGCCTCGCCCCCAGAGCGCCTTAATGCCTCACCCTGGTTCGCCTTAATGCCTCAGCTTATGAATGTCAACCCTTGTTGTGGCTAA